A region of the Candidatus Dormiibacterota bacterium genome:
CGATCCTGATCCCGTCCATCCCGGCCGGTGGCAAGGTGAACACCGTCACCGATCCGGGCATCAACACGCCGCCGGGAGCCGGTGAGTTCGAGTTCATCGTGTCTCCGACGGCCAGCACGACGGACGGGACCAATCCGGCGAAGGGAGACTTCTTCGTCACCCTGACGAGCAACGAGGCGGTGGGCCTCGGAGGGAAGTCGACCTTCTCCATCCTCCTCGATATCGACGCCCCGACCGCCGGTCTGCCCGCCAGGGTGAACGGACCGGATAACATCCCGGGCAACGCAGATGACGGGACCATCAAGGAGACGTTCGACCTCGATCGCGACCACGACGGCCTGTTCACCATCGACAGCCGCTGCGAGGTCGTCACCCAGGCGGGGGATACCGACCCGACCGGTCCGACGTACTGCAACCTGAACTCGACGGGGGTGAAGAACGACACGATCGGCGTGTGGGTCGGCACGGCCCCGGGCGGCCTCAACGTGCTCTCCGCCGTCGGCTGCGCCGGATTCAACGTTCCGCCCGACGACCCGGCGTGCGAAATCGATCCGGACAACGACATGGACTGGCACATCCACTGCCCGCCCGGGCCCTTCCAGGCTGCCTGCCCGAATCTGTCGCAGCATCAGACGCCGGTGAACGACGCCCAGTCCTTCGCCGGGGACAACTCGCTGCACTGGGGCTACCATCTGGACCTTGCGAACAAGCTGTTGGACACTACGCGCTTCCGCCAGATGGCGGCGTTCATGACGAACCCGATCAACCTGACGCCGCTGCCGATTCCCGGCCGGATCCCACCGGATCTCGAGCTGTCGTTCTACCATATCGCCGCGATGATGGATAACAACTGGTACAACCTGCCTCCGGGCTACGCGAACGACTACGGCGACGTGCAGATCCAGACCGACAGGAACCAGAACCCGGGGATCGACGACTGGAGCCCGTGGGACAAGCTCGCGCCGTTCCAGAACGTGTACGACCACATCCCTTACCTCTGGTCCCAGTTCGGAGGGGGGCTGTCCTATTGCGACCTGACGCCGACCGATACCGGCACGGCGCCGCCGGCTCCGCGCGGCGTGCACGAGACCATGTGCTACCCGAGCGGCATCTGGTCGAGCTGCGGCAACCCGCGCGACCAGACGACCACGTTCCAGTGTCAGAACGGCACTCCGGGGAACCAGGCGCCTTCCTCCGGCAGCCTGTGGGTGCAGACGAAGTTCAGTCTGGCCAGCTTCCTCGGCCAGCGGGTGCGAATTCGCTGGATCGCGATGTCCTGGGAGTTCGATAACACCGACTCGTCGTACGACGAGGTCGGCTCCTGGATCGGGACGCAGGGAGACGAAGGGTGGTACGTGGACGACATCGTCATCACCGGCGCCCTGCAGGCGCAGGCACCCCCCCTGGCCGACGTCAAGACACCGGCCAACGGGGTCTGCCCGACCAAGGCCTGCGACGCGACGCAGGGGGACAGCGGCTTCAACCTCAGCCTGAACCTGGCCCAGGCGGTGGAGGACAACATCGTAGTGTTGGGCGAGAAGGTTGTGGTCTCGGCGGCCAACACGACGAACCCCGGCGGCTGCATCGGCGGCGGCGCGCAGTTCCGCTTCTTCAAGAACAACCTCCTGGTGCAGGACTGGTCGGAGATCCCGACGTTCACGGACAACCCGACGATCGATGCGTCGTACCGCGTTCAGGTGCGCTGCAGCATCGACACGACCTGCACCTCGAGCGCCACGGCCTCAGGGGTGAACAGCCGGTCGATCCAGGTGTTCTCGGGAGACGGCGCCGACATCCCTCTGTCGGTGACCTACAACCGCACGGTCGTCCCGCCGCTCACGACGTTGAGCTGGCCGGCGAGAGTGCAGCCACCGTCCCTGTCGGGCTTCGACGTCTTCACCGGCAACAGGGTGGACGACGGCTTATCATCGACGCAGTTGTTGCCGGACAACAACCTGTCGACCCTGACACCCCTGGGGCCGGGCTTCTGCAATCTGGCGAACGGGGCGCCCGGGAGCACGGTGACGGCGACGTCGACCGTCGATCCACAGATGAATACGGTGTTCTACTACCTCGTCGGCCACAACCCGGTGGTCGCGGGCGGCCAGGCGGCTCTCGGGAGGCGGGGTGACGGAACGCTCAGGCCGCTCGCCCCGGTCTGTCCGTAGGGTAACGAACTCCTGTCCCGCCGGGGACAGGGACTGAAACTACAGGGGGCCCCGATCGGGGCCCCCTTTTTTTCCTGGAATCGATCGACTCGGTCGCGAACGGCGCCGCGCAGCGCTTAAAAGAGCGGGGCGCTCAGCGACTCGTCGAGGCTCCACTTGTAGGTGTACACCGGGGTCTCGATCGGGACGGTGTAGCGGACCTGGATGTCGATCCGCGTCGAGCTCCGGTTCACGATGACGTCCTTGGCGCCGACGGGGAGCTCGAGCTCCCGGGCCTTGAGCAGTATGGCGTGCTTGACCACCTCGTCGTCGTGGCGCGGGAGCGCCGCGAAGCGGGCCTGCTCTTCGATCGAGTCGCGGAACTCGTAGACGTTGATCAGGATCGGCACGATCTTCACTCCAAGGTAGATGAAGACCGCCAGGACCACGATGCCGAAGAGTGTCCCGAGTCGTCCCTCGCCCCGTTCATCCCGCAGAAACACGGCGGATGCCCCCTTTCGCGGCGTCGAGCGTTGCCTCCAGGCCAATATAGGAACCGGCGCGCGCTCTTGCAAGGACACGATTACGGTTCTGTGATCGAACGCGGGCGGGTGAAGGTGTTTCGGGTTGTCAGCGGATCAGACGGCCGCTGCGGTCCCAGCGTGTCCCGGTGAAGAAGGCACCGGCGCTCGTCAGGAGGCGGGAGGCCTTGGTCGGGGAGGGGTGCCGGCCGGCGGCCCGGACGCCGTCGCGATCGGCGCGCACGAAGGACCAGTAGATCAGGAGCCCCCGGCCGATGATGTGATCGCGCGGGACGAGACCCCACTCACGGCTGTCCAGGCTGTTGTCGCGGTTGTCGCCCATGACGAAATACTGGCCTTCGGGAATCGTGAGCGGGCCGAAGTTGTCGAGCTCGGGCGGGACCGAGCCGGGATCCTTGTGGTTGCTGTACGGCTCGATGATCGGCACGTAGCCTTCCTGGCCCGGCTTCTGGATGTAGACGACGCGGTCGACGATCTTCACCGTCTCGCCCGGAAGCGCGATGGCGCGCTTGACGTAATCCTGGGTCTCGTCGTGCGGGTAGCGGAACACGATGACGTCCCCCCGGCGCACCTCGGCGAGCGGCATGAAGGCGCGCTCGAGCGGGGAGGCCAGGGAGGCGAGGGCGAACTTGTTCACCAGGATGTAGTCCCCGACCAGGAGGGTGTCCTCCATGGACGGGCTGGGGATGGTGAACGGCTGGACGAGGAAGGTCCGGACGAACAGCGCGAAGATGATGGCGACGAGCCCCGCCTGCGTGTACTCGAAGAAGAACCGTCTGGGCTTCAATGAAATCGTCATCATCCGACCCCGGATAGAGTATGCAGCGATCGACCGCCGGTTTCCATGTGGAAATGCCCGTGCGGCGCCGGCTCTAGTCGACCTTGAGCAGCGCCAGGAAGGCCTCCTGGGGGATGTCCACGCGCCCGACCTTCTTCATCCGCTTCTTCCCTTCCTTTTGTTTCTCGAGAAGCTTGCGCTTGCGCGTGATGTCGCCGCCGTAGCACTTCGCCAGGACGTTCTTGCGCATGGCCGCGACGTTCTCACGGGCGACGATCTTGCTGCCGATCGCCGCCTGGATGGCCACCTCGAACAGCTGCCGCGGGATCACCTGCCGCAGCTTCTGGACCAGGGCGCGCCCTTTCTGGGGGGCGCGCTCCTTGTGCACGATGAGCGACAGGGCGTCCACCGGCTCTCCGTTGACCAGGATGTCGAGCTTCACGAGGTCCGACTCCCACCAGCCGGTGTGGTGGTAATCCAACGAGGCGTAGCCGCGCGACAACGTCTTGAGCCGGTCGTAGAAATCGAGCACGACCTCGTTGAACGGCAGGTCGTAGGTGATCAGCACGCGGTTCGTGGTGACGTACTTCAGCTCCTTCTGGACGCCCCTCTTGTCCTGGCACAGCGCCAGGATTCCGCCGACGTGCTCGGGCGGCGTCAGGATGAGGGCGGTGATCACCGGCTCCTCCCAGCGTTCGATTCTCTGAGGCGGCGGGAGCTTGGCCGGGTTGCTCACCTCCAGCTCCTGGCCGTCGGTCGTGGTGACGCGGTAGCGCACCGAGGGCGCGGTCGTGATCAGCTCCATCCCGAAGTGGCGCTCCAGCCGCGCCTGCACGATCTCCATGTGCAGGAGCCCGAGGAAGCCGCAGCGGTAGCCGAACCCGAGCGCCTCGCTGGTCTCCGGCTCCACCGTGAAGGACGAATCATTGAGCCGCAGCTTGTCGAGCGTATCGCGGAGATTCTCGTAGCTCGACTCGCCGATCGGGAACAGACCGGCGAACACCATCGGGCGCATCTCCTGGAAGCCGGGGAACGCCGCGTCGGTGGGATGGCGGGCGTCGGTGACCGTGTCGCCGATCTTCACCTCGGCCGAGTTCCGGATGTTGGCTATCAGGACGCCGACCTCGCCGACCGACAGCGATTCGGCCGGCGTCATCTTGGGTGTCAGGAGACCCAGCTCCTCCAGGTCGTAGTCGCGCCCCGTCGCCATCAGCCGGATGCGCATCTTGCGCTTGAGCGTCCCGTCGATGACGCGCGCCAGGATGACGACACCGCGGTAGGGGTCGAACCACGAGTCGAACACCAGCGCCTTCGCCGGCCTCTGCGGATCCCCCGCCGGCGGCGGGACCTCCCGCACCACCGCCTCCAGGATCTCGCGCACGCCCGTCCCCTCCTTGGCGGAAGCGAGAATGGCGTGCTGCGCGGAGAGACCGATGATGTTCTCGATCTGGTCCTTGACCTTGTCCGGCTCGGCCGAGGGCAGATCGATCTTGTTGATCACCGG
Encoded here:
- the lepB gene encoding signal peptidase I produces the protein MKPRRFFFEYTQAGLVAIIFALFVRTFLVQPFTIPSPSMEDTLLVGDYILVNKFALASLASPLERAFMPLAEVRRGDVIVFRYPHDETQDYVKRAIALPGETVKIVDRVVYIQKPGQEGYVPIIEPYSNHKDPGSVPPELDNFGPLTIPEGQYFVMGDNRDNSLDSREWGLVPRDHIIGRGLLIYWSFVRADRDGVRAAGRHPSPTKASRLLTSAGAFFTGTRWDRSGRLIR
- the lepA gene encoding translation elongation factor 4 — its product is MDPRLIRNFCIIAHIDHGKTTLSDRILELTGALTQREMSDQVLDGMDLERERGITIKAHAVALEYRAADGNTYRVNLIDTPGHVDFAYEVSRSLSACEGAVLVVDASQGVEAQTLANSYMAVDHHLTVLPVINKIDLPSAEPDKVKDQIENIIGLSAQHAILASAKEGTGVREILEAVVREVPPPAGDPQRPAKALVFDSWFDPYRGVVILARVIDGTLKRKMRIRLMATGRDYDLEELGLLTPKMTPAESLSVGEVGVLIANIRNSAEVKIGDTVTDARHPTDAAFPGFQEMRPMVFAGLFPIGESSYENLRDTLDKLRLNDSSFTVEPETSEALGFGYRCGFLGLLHMEIVQARLERHFGMELITTAPSVRYRVTTTDGQELEVSNPAKLPPPQRIERWEEPVITALILTPPEHVGGILALCQDKRGVQKELKYVTTNRVLITYDLPFNEVVLDFYDRLKTLSRGYASLDYHHTGWWESDLVKLDILVNGEPVDALSLIVHKERAPQKGRALVQKLRQVIPRQLFEVAIQAAIGSKIVARENVAAMRKNVLAKCYGGDITRKRKLLEKQKEGKKRMKKVGRVDIPQEAFLALLKVD